AGAATGAGGAAAGGGAAATTACCAAAAAAATAATATTTTTTACTTGTTTTTTATTTTTTGGCTTGACATTAATAATTCTTTAATCTCAGTGTTAATGTAAAAAATACTCATGTTAATAGAAATCAGATTAAATAAAATTAGCCTATAAACAATCAGAACCAATGAAAATTTTAAAGAAAAAAAGACTCAGCACAATGGAGGTTTATGTAATTTTTCTAAGCTGTATTTATGCAGGCTTTATAGGTTATAAATCTCTCTTAAATGTTTTATTTACTTAAAATTAATTAATTCTTTCTAATGATTTAATCAACTTACCTCCATCTTGGTCATCATCATCGTTAGAAGCAAAAAATAAAAAAAATATCCCTAGAGAAGCTATAGATAGCGAAATTGATAATACAGAAAGCTCATCCATAAATTAGAAATTTTTTTTTATGATAAACAAAAAAAAATAAAAGAAAGTAAAGGAATACACATTCTAGAAAATAAAATTTCTTTTATTTGTAAAATAAAAAAAACATATCCGAACTATTTCGTGAAAGTTCAAATATCTTCCCCCTGTAGTGCAAGCGTAATAATTCAGTATGGAATAAAAAGTTGGCCTATTTGGGAATGTGCGCCAAGCAAATTTCAATGGAATTACGATGATAAGGAAATTTGCTTAATTATTGAAGGTCAAGCGAAAATAAGTACCCAAAATGGTGACATTTACGTGATTAAAGCTGGAGATCTTGTTGAGTTTCCTGCTGGACTTAACTGCGAATGGGAAGTAACCAAAAGTATTAAAAAACATTATCGATTGGGTAGCTAAATTTAAGAAAAAAGATTTTTTCTTCTTTACTGTTAAGTCAATGTAGATAAAATATGGTTAATAAATAATTTTCAAGAAGGAAACTAATATTATGCCTTTTACTGATCAAGAATATTTTGAGGTTATTGAAAAAAACGAAATAGTAAAAAAGGCCTTTGAAAATATTAAGCAAATTTGCATTGATTTACAAAAACAAACAAATTGTCCTGAAGAGGATCTAAAAGATTTTCTTGAATTTATTTCTAAACAATGGAATAAGTAATAATTAACAAGCCTTTTAAATACTAAATTTAAAATTTCAATTTAGTTTTCTGACACAATAAGTTCTAATCTAATTCCTTTTTTGGTTTTGTATTGATACTGGAAGTTCCCTTAGCAGCAGAAACGAAGAAAAAGAAG
Above is a window of Prochlorococcus marinus XMU1406 DNA encoding:
- a CDS encoding cupin domain-containing protein yields the protein MKVQISSPCSASVIIQYGIKSWPIWECAPSKFQWNYDDKEICLIIEGQAKISTQNGDIYVIKAGDLVEFPAGLNCEWEVTKSIKKHYRLGS